A region from the Chrysoperla carnea chromosome 4, inChrCarn1.1, whole genome shotgun sequence genome encodes:
- the LOC123297782 gene encoding respirasome Complex Assembly Factor 1, producing MTTKTKLKTVEKNGSVKIPKVESIWHKCITSNSEWPDKEEFLDVIYWARQAMGIILGVAWGLIPLKGFVAILLFVLVNAGIIYFYCTSFQCVDEDDYGGAWELTKEGFMTSFAGFLVTWIIIYSGLNYDNHSV from the exons atgaCTACTAAGACGAAATTAAAAACTGTTGAGAAAAATGGTAGTGTCAAAATTCCAAAAGTTGAATCCATTTGGCATAAATGTATTACCTCGAATTCAGAATGGCCAGATAAG GAAGAATTTTTAGATGTAATTTATTGGGCAAGACAGGCTATGGGTATCATTTTAGGTGTAGCGTGGGGCCTTATTCCACTAAAAGGATTTGTTGCGATTTTACT GTTTGTGCTAGTAAATGctggaattatttatttttattgtacaagtTTTCAATGTGTAGATGAAGATGATTATGGAGGCGCTTGGGAATTAACTAAAGAAGGGTTTATGACTTCGTTTGCTGGTTTTCTG GTAACGTggattataatttattctggTTTAAATTACGATAATCATTCCGTATGA